One window of Eisenibacter elegans DSM 3317 genomic DNA carries:
- the lptC gene encoding LPS export ABC transporter periplasmic protein LptC gives MQLIVKILTCLALTAALAACQSKDKKKDITPYEGPTLRAENIETSYSDSAKIVVKLLAPLRFDYASGNLEFPEGLEIQFFDKKEVLETKLTADKGYYNKEQNLYTASGNVVVENVQQNRVLRTKILHWKPIERLVFTKEKVHIITPKDELFGIGLEALQDLSRYKIIQPTGTLAVD, from the coding sequence ATGCAACTCATTGTCAAAATACTTACTTGTCTAGCCCTGACTGCTGCTTTGGCGGCCTGCCAATCCAAAGACAAGAAAAAGGATATCACCCCTTATGAAGGGCCTACCCTGCGCGCAGAAAACATTGAAACCAGCTACAGTGATTCGGCCAAAATAGTGGTCAAGTTGTTGGCTCCCTTACGCTTCGACTATGCTTCGGGCAATTTAGAGTTCCCCGAAGGGCTAGAGATACAGTTTTTTGACAAAAAAGAGGTGCTCGAAACCAAGCTTACTGCCGACAAAGGCTATTACAACAAAGAACAAAATCTCTACACAGCTTCGGGCAATGTAGTGGTCGAAAATGTACAGCAAAACCGCGTCTTGCGTACCAAAATCCTTCATTGGAAGCCCATAGAGCGGCTGGTGTTTACCAAAGAAAAAGTTCATATCATCACACCTAAAGATGAGCTTTTTGGCATTGGCCTAGAAGCCCTACAGGACCTCAGCCGCTACAAAATCATCCAACCTACCGGAACATTGGCTGTAGACTAA
- a CDS encoding UvrD-helicase domain-containing protein, which yields MPKFKIYSSSAGSGKTYTLTKEYLKLALQSDEPSYFRHILAITFTNDAANEMKARIVKVLRSFAYPEMLSDKERRDSEQLLQTIADETGLPTATIRSRATQTFRKIVYNYTDFAVSTIDSFVNAVISAFTYELNIPHNYEIDLDTAQLMRNTIQRLLEKVGTAEKPELSKTVVRWAIDRVMEGKAWSKIGRDLAEFAQQELTNERSYRYVNKIKKLQLSDYEVIKSQIDAYLLGIEQQIIHEAHTAQNLLITEGLTAQDFYQSTRGIGVFFEKKALFDPKNDKRELLLDLGNNYVKKAIEEDIWYSTPKKASADKIAIQARIDAIAPRLRECYERIAALIAQEQESFVLTDLIQQYLYQISLIQEIEQELEAFKRENNLIHISDTNKKIAHIIANEPVPFIYERVGEKFHHLLIDEFQDTSQLQWLNLMPLVENNLSENHFNLIVGDAKQAIYLWRGGEMEQLVYLYKGQMERLAEMTEEDQLWLEERYLTLSREHSPAQLNFNFRSTHEVIGFNNAFFQKIVDLYSHDFPLLGEIYDESFQQQIPPANQRTGGHIEIAVAQGKSDEYLQRTLDLLGEAVGQALADGFRLRDIAVLCRVKSKARHIAEYLTAQGYEVISQDSLLVQADERILFLIAWLKVLNHPEDQLARANAWYLFLKTVLKITPEDPENQKIQALLKEDILSYLEAYAVLGYPIPYTQWQQMPLYELIEQMSRHFGLMQSAYKLEYLFRLLDFVLEFQQQKGGSLSEFISFWGENRDSLAINTPERDAIIITTIHKSKGLEYPVVLLPFADWSTTPRTGEKLWVDLPPDKLPQLTNSQTGQRLNSVIVKTGALLENTFLEEQNRREHEKKFIEALNLLYVAFTRAVHRLYVVVKEVAPGKDNISALIFRYLAEDFDLTDANDKPDRFVLKQGQPYQAKAEQADDSHIFWIELPE from the coding sequence ATGCCAAAATTCAAAATCTATAGCTCCTCTGCCGGCTCCGGCAAGACCTACACCCTCACCAAAGAGTACCTCAAACTGGCCTTACAGTCAGACGAACCCTCTTATTTTAGGCATATCCTAGCGATTACCTTTACCAACGACGCAGCCAACGAAATGAAGGCGCGTATTGTGAAGGTGTTGCGCAGCTTTGCCTATCCCGAAATGCTCAGCGACAAGGAGCGCCGCGATAGCGAACAACTACTCCAAACCATTGCAGACGAAACCGGCCTGCCCACTGCCACCATCCGCAGCCGCGCCACACAGACCTTCCGCAAGATTGTCTACAACTACACCGACTTTGCTGTCAGTACCATTGATAGCTTTGTCAATGCCGTCATCAGTGCGTTTACTTATGAACTAAATATCCCCCACAACTACGAAATAGACCTCGACACGGCCCAGCTGATGCGCAATACTATCCAGCGCCTGCTCGAAAAAGTAGGTACTGCCGAAAAACCAGAGCTGTCAAAAACCGTGGTTCGCTGGGCCATAGACCGTGTGATGGAGGGCAAGGCTTGGAGCAAAATTGGGCGCGACCTAGCCGAGTTTGCCCAACAAGAACTGACCAATGAGCGCTCTTACCGATATGTCAACAAAATCAAAAAACTACAACTTTCGGATTATGAGGTAATCAAATCACAAATCGATGCCTATCTCCTCGGTATCGAACAACAAATTATCCATGAGGCACATACGGCTCAAAATCTCCTCATCACAGAGGGACTGACAGCACAAGACTTTTACCAAAGCACCCGGGGAATAGGGGTGTTTTTTGAGAAAAAAGCGCTATTTGACCCCAAAAATGACAAACGAGAGCTATTGCTCGACTTAGGCAACAACTATGTCAAAAAAGCCATCGAAGAAGATATCTGGTACTCTACTCCTAAGAAAGCCAGCGCCGACAAGATAGCCATCCAAGCCCGCATCGATGCCATAGCCCCGCGCCTGCGGGAGTGTTATGAGCGCATTGCTGCCCTGATAGCCCAAGAACAAGAAAGCTTTGTACTTACAGACCTCATTCAGCAATACCTCTACCAAATCTCCCTCATCCAAGAGATAGAGCAAGAGCTAGAGGCCTTCAAACGAGAAAACAACCTCATCCATATTTCGGACACCAACAAAAAAATTGCCCATATCATCGCCAATGAGCCGGTGCCGTTTATTTATGAGCGGGTGGGCGAAAAATTTCACCATTTGCTGATAGACGAGTTTCAGGATACCTCTCAGCTCCAATGGCTCAACCTGATGCCCTTGGTAGAAAATAACCTCTCCGAAAACCACTTTAACCTCATCGTAGGCGATGCCAAACAAGCCATTTATCTATGGCGTGGGGGCGAAATGGAGCAGTTGGTCTATCTCTACAAAGGGCAAATGGAGCGCCTCGCCGAGATGACCGAAGAAGACCAACTCTGGCTCGAAGAGCGCTACCTTACCTTGAGCCGCGAACACAGTCCGGCTCAACTCAATTTCAACTTCCGCAGCACACACGAAGTAATTGGCTTCAATAATGCGTTTTTTCAGAAAATCGTAGACCTCTACAGCCACGATTTCCCACTGCTGGGAGAGATTTATGACGAAAGCTTCCAGCAGCAAATCCCTCCGGCCAACCAACGTACCGGAGGCCATATCGAAATAGCCGTGGCTCAGGGCAAAAGTGATGAGTACCTACAGCGTACCCTCGACTTGCTGGGTGAGGCCGTTGGCCAAGCGCTAGCCGATGGATTCCGCCTACGCGATATTGCCGTACTCTGTAGGGTCAAAAGCAAGGCTAGGCACATTGCCGAATACCTCACCGCTCAGGGTTATGAGGTGATTTCGCAAGACTCGCTCTTGGTACAGGCCGATGAACGCATCCTCTTCCTGATTGCTTGGCTCAAAGTACTTAATCACCCCGAAGATCAACTGGCACGCGCCAATGCTTGGTACTTGTTCCTCAAGACCGTGCTCAAAATCACTCCTGAAGACCCCGAAAACCAAAAAATACAAGCACTACTCAAAGAAGACATCCTGAGCTACCTAGAGGCCTATGCAGTGTTGGGCTACCCCATCCCCTATACCCAATGGCAGCAGATGCCACTCTATGAGCTGATAGAACAGATGAGCCGGCATTTCGGCCTGATGCAAAGCGCCTACAAGCTGGAGTATCTCTTCCGGCTTTTGGACTTTGTGCTGGAATTCCAACAACAAAAAGGGGGTAGCTTGAGTGAGTTTATCAGCTTTTGGGGTGAAAACCGCGACAGCCTAGCCATCAACACGCCCGAACGTGATGCCATCATCATCACCACCATCCACAAATCAAAAGGCTTGGAGTATCCCGTCGTATTGTTGCCCTTCGCCGATTGGAGTACCACACCGCGCACAGGAGAAAAACTGTGGGTAGACCTCCCCCCCGACAAACTCCCCCAGCTTACTAACTCACAAACCGGCCAACGCCTCAATAGTGTCATTGTGAAAACGGGCGCACTCCTTGAAAATACCTTTCTTGAGGAACAAAACCGCCGCGAACACGAGAAAAAATTCATCGAGGCGCTCAACCTCCTCTATGTGGCCTTTACCAGAGCCGTACACCGCCTGTATGTAGTGGTAAAGGAGGTAGCCCCCGGAAAAGACAATATCAGCGCCCTGATATTCAGGTATTTAGCAGAAGATTTTGACCTCACCGATGCCAATGACAAACCCGACAGATTTGTCTTAAAACAAGGGCAACCCTACCAAGCCAAGGCCGAACAAGCCGACGACTCCCATATCTTTTGGATAGAGCTGCCAGAGTAG